A stretch of the Musa acuminata AAA Group cultivar baxijiao chromosome BXJ2-7, Cavendish_Baxijiao_AAA, whole genome shotgun sequence genome encodes the following:
- the LOC135617136 gene encoding uncharacterized protein LOC135617136 isoform X1, translating to MTNTRVRTALQAMKAPGKHNKETNTEETAEMQGNKSSGAKKGSNKCQSRREKKIALQHDVDKLRKKLRHEENVHRALERAFTRPLGSLPRLPPYLPSHTVELLAEVAVLEEEVVRLEEQLVNFRQGLYQEAVLISSSKKTKEIVPDTDSDGGCSQSSKTTEQLKLPADLPTCQSLVSMKPLVSVRYSLDAELSGPSSNQSANGKRKLNKQSASLNSSEDRRGKENQWITNFSRNQKQSPVKKVLKTQVTVSEDQRADAEAECVVKDRNTDEMILWDASDEASLDKSTVPNKLSEDILKCLMNIFLRISSPKNTENDMETSPSSSDSCESSGERDSQDPYGICAEFGKRDIGPYKHFRSVEVISKSQNFLMASSSLKCRLKVLLRKLESVDISELTHQQKLAFWINIYNSCMMNAYLEQGIPKNPEMIAAMMPKAVINVGGHLLSAMTIEHFILRLPCHMKNLSPKGLKSDTMIIRGIFGMEWPEPLVTFALSCGSWSSPAVRVYTAAQVEEELETAKRDYLQATIGILKPNKLVIPKLLDWYLLDFAKDVESLMAWVCLQLPSELRTEAVKCLELGRRSVIPQTIQFLTYEFKFRYLLAPHTTLSPTS from the exons ATGACTAATACCAGAGTCCGGACTGCGTTGCAGGCCATGAAAGCCCCCGGGAAGCACAATAAA GAAACGAACACTGAGGAGACCGCCGAGATGCAGGGGAATAAATCTAGTGGTGCGAAGAAAGGATCCAACAAATGCCAGTctagaagagaaaagaagatagCTTTACAACATGAC GTTGATAAGCTAAGGAAGAAGCTTAGACACGAAGAGAATGTCCACAGAGCTTTGGAGAGGGCTTTCACCAGACCCTTGGGTTCTCTTCCTCGGCTGCCTCCATATCTCCCTTCACAT ACGGTAGAGCTTCTGGCTGAAGTAGCTGTGCTGGAAGAAGAGGTGGTTCGGCTCGAAGAACAGTTGGTGAATTTTCGGCAAGGCCTTTACCAGGAAGCTGTACTCATCTCATCCTCAAAGAAAACCAAGGAAATTGTGCCCGATACAGACTCGGATGGAGGCTGTTCTCAAAGTTCCAAAACTACTGAACAACTGAAGCTTCCTGCTGATTTGCCGACTTGTCAATCTTTAGTCTCCATGAAACCTTTAGTCTCGGTGAGATACTCCTTGGATGCAGAACTATCTGGGCCTTCCTCTAATCAGTCTGCTAATGGCAAAAGGAAACTTAACAAGCAGAGTGCTTCTTTGAACTCTTCTGAAGATCGGCGAGGGAAAGAGAATCAATGGATCACTAACTTTAGTAGGAACCAAAAGCAATCTCCAGTAAAGAAAGTCTTGAAAACACAAGTGACTGTATCGGAGGACCAACGTGCTGATGCAGAG GCAGAATGTGTGGTGAAGGATAGAAATACAGATGAAATGATCTTGTGGGATGCTTCAGATGAAGCCTCGCTAGACAAGTCTACTGTTCCAAACAAATTATCTGAGGATATCTTGAAGTGCCTGATGAACATTTTTTTACGAATAAGTTCCCCAAAGAACACAGAAAATGACATGGAGACATCTCCTTCGAGTTCAGATTCTTGTGAGAGTTCTGGAGAGAGAGACTCCCAAGATCCTTATGGTATCTGTGCTGAGTTTGGCAAGAGGGACATTGGCCCATATAAACATTTTCGATCAGTAGAAGTGATCTCAAAGAGTCAAAATTTTCTTATGGCTTCATCATCTCTAAAGTGCAGACTAAA GGTTTTACTCAGAAAGCTTGAATCGGTTGATATATCAGAGCTTACACATCAACAGAAGCTTGCTTTCTGGATCAACATCTATAATTCATGCATGATGAAT GCATATCTGGAGCAAGGAATACCTAAAAATCCTGAGATGATTGCTGCGATGATGCCAAAA GCAGTTATAAATGTGGGTGGCCATTTACTTAGTGCTATGACAATAGAACATTTTATATTGAGATTGCCTTGTCACATGAAAAAT CTCTCCCCGAAAGGACTAAAAAGCGATACCATGATAATACGAGGCATCTTTGGAATGGAGTGGCCTGAACCTCTTGTCACATTTGCTCTCTCATGTGGAAGTTGGTCCTCCCCAGCT GTGAGAGTATATACAGcagcacaagttgaggaggaactGGAAACAGCCAAAAGGGACTATTTGCAAGCGACAATTGGTATATTGAAACCAAATAAGTTGGTAATTCCTAAGCTACTCGATTGGTACCTACTTGATTTTGCGAAGGATGTGGAGTCACTAATGGCCTGGGTCTGCCTACAACTACCAAGTGAATTGAGGACCGAAGCAGTTAAATGCCTTGAGTTGGGCAGAAGAAGTGTCATTCCACAGACAATACAATTTCTGACATATGAATTCAAATTCAGGTACCTTTTGGCACCGCACACGACTCTCTCTCCTACCTCATAG
- the LOC135617136 gene encoding uncharacterized protein LOC135617136 isoform X2: MTNTRVRTALQAMKAPGKHNKETNTEETAEMQGNKSSGAKKGSNKCQSRREKKIALQHDVDKLRKKLRHEENVHRALERAFTRPLGSLPRLPPYLPSHTVELLAEVAVLEEEVVRLEEQLVNFRQGLYQEAVLISSSKKTKEIVPDTDSDGGCSQSSKTTEQLKLPADLPTCQSLVSMKPLVSVRYSLDAELSGPSSNQSANGKRKLNKQSASLNSSEDRRGKENQWITNFSRNQKQSPVKKVLKTQVTVSEDQRADAEAECVVKDRNTDEMILWDASDEASLDKSTVPNKLSEDILKCLMNIFLRISSPKNTENDMETSPSSSDSCESSGERDSQDPYGICAEFGKRDIGPYKHFRSVEVISKSQNFLMASSSLKCRLKVLLRKLESVDISELTHQQKLAFWINIYNSCMMNAYLEQGIPKNPEMIAAMMPKVRVYTAAQVEEELETAKRDYLQATIGILKPNKLVIPKLLDWYLLDFAKDVESLMAWVCLQLPSELRTEAVKCLELGRRSVIPQTIQFLTYEFKFRYLLAPHTTLSPTS, translated from the exons ATGACTAATACCAGAGTCCGGACTGCGTTGCAGGCCATGAAAGCCCCCGGGAAGCACAATAAA GAAACGAACACTGAGGAGACCGCCGAGATGCAGGGGAATAAATCTAGTGGTGCGAAGAAAGGATCCAACAAATGCCAGTctagaagagaaaagaagatagCTTTACAACATGAC GTTGATAAGCTAAGGAAGAAGCTTAGACACGAAGAGAATGTCCACAGAGCTTTGGAGAGGGCTTTCACCAGACCCTTGGGTTCTCTTCCTCGGCTGCCTCCATATCTCCCTTCACAT ACGGTAGAGCTTCTGGCTGAAGTAGCTGTGCTGGAAGAAGAGGTGGTTCGGCTCGAAGAACAGTTGGTGAATTTTCGGCAAGGCCTTTACCAGGAAGCTGTACTCATCTCATCCTCAAAGAAAACCAAGGAAATTGTGCCCGATACAGACTCGGATGGAGGCTGTTCTCAAAGTTCCAAAACTACTGAACAACTGAAGCTTCCTGCTGATTTGCCGACTTGTCAATCTTTAGTCTCCATGAAACCTTTAGTCTCGGTGAGATACTCCTTGGATGCAGAACTATCTGGGCCTTCCTCTAATCAGTCTGCTAATGGCAAAAGGAAACTTAACAAGCAGAGTGCTTCTTTGAACTCTTCTGAAGATCGGCGAGGGAAAGAGAATCAATGGATCACTAACTTTAGTAGGAACCAAAAGCAATCTCCAGTAAAGAAAGTCTTGAAAACACAAGTGACTGTATCGGAGGACCAACGTGCTGATGCAGAG GCAGAATGTGTGGTGAAGGATAGAAATACAGATGAAATGATCTTGTGGGATGCTTCAGATGAAGCCTCGCTAGACAAGTCTACTGTTCCAAACAAATTATCTGAGGATATCTTGAAGTGCCTGATGAACATTTTTTTACGAATAAGTTCCCCAAAGAACACAGAAAATGACATGGAGACATCTCCTTCGAGTTCAGATTCTTGTGAGAGTTCTGGAGAGAGAGACTCCCAAGATCCTTATGGTATCTGTGCTGAGTTTGGCAAGAGGGACATTGGCCCATATAAACATTTTCGATCAGTAGAAGTGATCTCAAAGAGTCAAAATTTTCTTATGGCTTCATCATCTCTAAAGTGCAGACTAAA GGTTTTACTCAGAAAGCTTGAATCGGTTGATATATCAGAGCTTACACATCAACAGAAGCTTGCTTTCTGGATCAACATCTATAATTCATGCATGATGAAT GCATATCTGGAGCAAGGAATACCTAAAAATCCTGAGATGATTGCTGCGATGATGCCAAAA GTGAGAGTATATACAGcagcacaagttgaggaggaactGGAAACAGCCAAAAGGGACTATTTGCAAGCGACAATTGGTATATTGAAACCAAATAAGTTGGTAATTCCTAAGCTACTCGATTGGTACCTACTTGATTTTGCGAAGGATGTGGAGTCACTAATGGCCTGGGTCTGCCTACAACTACCAAGTGAATTGAGGACCGAAGCAGTTAAATGCCTTGAGTTGGGCAGAAGAAGTGTCATTCCACAGACAATACAATTTCTGACATATGAATTCAAATTCAGGTACCTTTTGGCACCGCACACGACTCTCTCTCCTACCTCATAG
- the LOC135616173 gene encoding patatin-like protein 2, which produces MERSKSIVKQASTCGKLITILSIDGGGIRGVIPATILSFLESELQKLDGDDVRIADYFDVIAGTSTGGLVTAMLAAPDENNRPLFAAKDIKSFYLEHSPKIFPQIGGFLAPVRRMFRSLWGPKYSGTYLHSLIREKLGGVRLHETLTNVIIPTFDIKQLHPTIFSSYEVKRKSSLDACLSDICIGTTAAPTYFPAHYFETKDSEGSSSREFHLIDGGIAANNPALVAVGEVTKEVHKKNPDHFPREAMDYRKFLLISLGTGSAKVEGKYRAKSASRWGVFGWLLGGGSTPLVDVLMQSCADIVDIHLSVVFKALRSESNYLRIEDDTLTGAVSSADISTKENLDDLVTVGERLLKKPVSRVNLETGVFEPVGNGEGTNEDALRRFARLLSDERRLRKLRSPASGGNHHRIQEYVTPKDRIRAVKTTRAIPTSS; this is translated from the exons ATGGAGAGATCAAAATCGATCGTCAAGCAGGCCTCTACGTGTGGGAAGTTGATCACCATTCTGAGCATAGATGGAGGCGGAATAAGAGGAGTTATCCCTGCCACCATCCTCAGCTTCTTGGAGTCGGAGCTTCAG AAACTCGACGGTGACGACGTAAGGATTGCAGATTATTTTGACGTGATCGCTGGAACAAGCACCGGTGGTCTCGTCACAGCGATGTTAGCAGCACCTGACGAGAACAATCGCCCGCTCTTTGCAGCCAAAGACATAAAGTCTTTTTACCTCGAACACAGCCCAAAAATCTTCCCGCAAATTGG AGGATTTCTGGCTCCAGTTAGAAGGATGTTCCGATCTCTATGGGGACCCAAGTACAGCGGCACATATTTGCACTCTCTTATTAGGGAAAAGCTTGGAGGTGTGCGTTTGCATGAAACCTTAACGAACGTGATAATCCCTACTTTCGATATTAAGCAGCTCCACCCAACCATCTTCTCCAGCTATGAG GTGAAGCGTAAGAGCAGTTTGGATGCCTGCCTCTCCGACATCTGCATCGGCACGACCGCAGCTCCGACGTACTTCCCAGCCCATTACTTCGAAACAAAGGATTCCGAAGGGAGCAGTAGTCGGGAGTTTCACCTCATTGATGGTGGAATAGCCGCCAACAACCCG GCGTTGGTTGCTGTGGGAGAGGTGACGAAGGAGGTGCACAAGAAGAACCCAGATCACTTCCCTCGCGAGGCCATGGACTACCGTAAGTTTCTACTGATATCACTAGGCACAGGCTCAGCTAAGGTCGAAGGGAAGTATCGTGCGAAGAGCGCAAGCCGGTGGGGAGTTTTCGGCTGGCTGCTTGGTGGTGGATCGACTCCTTTAGTCGATGTGTTGATGCAGTCATGTGCTGACATCGTTGACATTCATCTCTCGGTGGTGTTTAAAGCTCTTCGATCAGAGTCCAATTATCTTCGCATCGAG GATGACACCTTAACTGGGGCAGTCTCATCTGCTGACATCTCTACAAAGGAGAACCTTGACGATCTTGTGACTGTAGGAGAGCGGCTACTGAAGAAGCCAGTTTCAAGGGTCAATTTGGAGACGGGCGTTTTCGAACCGGTGGGAAATGGAGAAGGAACAAACGAAGACGCGCTCAGAAG GTTTGCGAGACTTCTGTCGGATGAGAGACGACTCCGTAAACTTCGATCTCCAGCCAGTGGTGGAAATCACCATCGAATTCAAGAATACGTAACTCCAAAGGATCGGATACGTGCCGTAAAAACTACACGAGCTATTCCAACTTCTTCCTAA